ACCACCCTTTCCGACGTGCGAGGGGGCAAATCGCTCGAGAGCAATCAGTGCAGCGGGCGCaaaggcggcagcggcagcgccATAGACGTAGTCGCTGGTTCGGGCATATCCAACGACTCTCTTGAAGTGACTGCCGAGGGTTAGTCAACGGTCCACAATCCAACCATTCCAACCCTGCCAATGGCTCAAATAGTGAGAAACACGGGATATCGCAGTTCGGATCATCGCAGGAGGGACTCGAGGGGACAGAGAACGTACGGATCGTTGTCAATGAGCTATAATATCCATCCCATCAGCAACAGCCATTGCGTCGTCAATTGGGGCCTCACTCACCGGGTAAGGGGTCTGGATGACCTTGCTGGTCCCGACAAAGGAGGGGGTCTCCTGCTTGGTCGCGCTCTCAGCCATTGTGCGGTGCTTCGTCCGGGACAATTCCTTGAATCCTATCACGAAGCCTTTCGAGGTCGTCGGTTTCGGTACATTCAGAAGCTGGAGCCGGCCGTCGGATTGGTGCCTCAGGACATAATCACGTGAGTGGTCAGCCCATCGAGGTAGTCGATGATTGGTCACATGGTGAAAGTGGACCTTTGGCGGGGTGGACAGAATCAATTAAGCTCTCGACGCGTCTCCTGGAGTTGGACGCGTCGTGGAAGGGAGAATCGAGTCTTTGGAATTACTATCAACATTCAACACTTAGAAATTTTCAAAATGGCTGGCATTGCCTCGGATCCAGCAAACGGCCTGGATAATTACGACGTCGACGACTTTTCCGACGACCCTTTTGCTTCTCCCCCTCCAGAATCCTCCTCCAAGAAACGAAAGGAGCCAGATTCCGGCCTTGGAATTGATGAGGAAGTCGACGTCAAGAAGCGGGCTCGAGCACCCAATGTCAAGCTTGACGAGGACAGGTTAGATTATATGGCACTGGCTAGTATTTATCACGGTATACTAATCCTGAATGGCAGGTTGCTAGGTCCAAAAGGAATCCCCAAGCTACGGCAGAGAGCGCGCGACCTAAAGATCAAGGGCAAAGGCCATGAAGTACGCTATCGCCGTTCCCCAAGCTCCCTCCAAGTCTTCTAACCGACTGCTATAGTTCTCGGATGCCTCCCGCCTCCTGTCCTTTTACCAGCTCTGGCTCGACGACCTCTTCCCAAAAGCCAAGTTCCTCGACGCCCTCGCCATGGTCGAAAAGGCCGGTCACAAGAAACGGATCGTGATAGCGCGCAATGACTGGATCAATGAGGGCAAACCTAAGGATCACATTGCAAatggggaggaggaagaggaggaggatctaTTCGGCGAGAACAATGCATCACAGCCAGCGGGCCCAGAACACACCACCACGACAGAACCGTCAAGGGCAAAGACACCACAACGGGATAACGACGTGCCagatgatgacgacatcTACGATGCAACACCCCGACCAGCTCGCCACACCCTACCGATCCGCAACGAAGTCCCCGAAGAAGACGACCTCGAGGCtctcatcgccgaggccgagggccAGGAGGCAGCGAAGAAGTCAAAGCCTTCAGAGCCTGAaccagatggtgatgatctaGACGCTCTGATTGCTGAAGCAGAGGGCCATGATCAAGCACCAATGAAGAACGGACCAGAGCCAAAGGGAGGTGATGACTTTGCGGACGAAGAGGCAGCGATGCAGGAGATGGACGGATTGTGGTGATACAAGTGGCATAGAAGAATTGGCGTCAGGCGTTGAGATTTGCCATGATATTTAGCATCCATTACGAGTAATGAAAGAGTAGCATCGGGATGCTCTACTTCCTACACCGTCTCTGCGTTCACTTTATTCATTGGCATGTTGATCAACAGATGGTTACATGTTGCCCATCTTGTTCCCTATCAATGTTCGGACTTCACAACCCAAGAACCACCCACGGTGCCAGGCAAGGCTGTAGCTCTAGTGCTGTGCAAGTCAGGGGTAGCTGTCACACCTACGTCAGTATCTACTCAAGCTCCAGTCCTGAAATCAAGAGCTTCATGGTTTAACCAAGCATTTACACTGTCACAGTCATCAAGATCAGAAAAGATGCACAAAAGGTAGTTCGTCATCGCTCATAAGCGTGTCATTGTATTTGTTGTACAAGAGGCTCAACCCGTGGTTTTCCAGTCCCCCTGGGACATTTATAGAGGTATCCTTGACGCCTTGCTCCGGGGTTTGACCAATACCCATACCCTCAAAAGATACAAAAACAAGAAAATTCATAACAGACTGTTGAGTCTTGTTCCCCCACACACCGTTTCCAGacgttttattatagtaggtAATAGAAGTCGGTTGCTCTGCTGGAAGCGAGTTCAAAGAACTGCACCGCTCTTTCGTCGTCTTGATTTTTCTTTGGCCCGGTCGGGCCAGACGATCGTCATTAGTAGCTCCCGCGGCGGCAACCATATTGCTCAGACACTGTGACAGCTTGCTGTCATCTCCGCGCGATCCATGCGATCCGCGCCACAAGGTCTTGACTTGTGCCTCACTTCCCTCGGAGATCAACCGCAATGCTGCCAACGTCGCATCCAAGTGAGGACGCGCCAGGTCGGAGCTGCTGGATAGAATCTTCCTAAGAGACTGGAGACACAAGATCATGGACCTTGGGCTCGAGGGCGTGGTTCGCAGCGGAGAAGTCACAAGATGACAGAGGTTCCGAAGCGGCCGTGGTTGCGTCGTCGACGAAGAACTGGCTAATGTCGAAGTCGTCGTAGATGTTGGACGAAGGAGAGGGGTAGTCGAGGAGGTAGTCCTCGCTGAGGTTTGAAGAGCAAGGAGAATCGAAGAGACCATTCTTGACGAGACCGTTTTCGAGGACGAATCGGTCAGCGTCAGAGGAAGAGTCGTAAGAATCACCGAGGCTAAAAGCGACATCATCCGAAGCTGCCGGAGCCAACCCGATGTTGGCGCCGTCAAGGTTGGCGACTTCTGGAACGACCTTAGCATCTCCGCCGACATGTGACACTGCAGGTCGATAGACAACATCTCAGCAGGATGTTGTGCCAGGTCGGGAGAGGTGCTAGGGGTCAGTTCACAGGTAGTCACATCCATAGACGGCTCCTCCTTCACGGGGGTCGCGGCAGAGTCGGTTACCGGAGAAAGGCTGGGGGAGAGAGACGCAGGGTTGACAGTGGCGTGTGGGGGTGTCATGACATCGACCATGCCAGTGGCGTTCTGAGAGCCAAAGAGCTCTGGTGACAGGGTAACAGCGTTCTCTCGAAGGGAGTCCAGGGGAGAGGAAGATCGAGTAACAATTCCATAGGTGCGTCGGTACTGGGCAAGCTCGTTGGCGAGCAACATGTTGGTCCTCTGAAGCTCGCCAAGCTGgttctcgagctccttgttCCTCTTCATGAGGGCTTCGGACTCGAGCCTCTTGCGTTCACGGGAAGACTGGGCGGCGCGGCGGTTACGGAGAACACGCTCGACACGACGCTGCTCCTTTTCATCTTCGGTCTTGGCCCGTTTCCTTGATGCAGTGTGAGAACCATGTTGCGACGTCATTGGTGTAAGTGGAGAGACATACCTAGGAGGGAGGTTTGTCTTGGGCTCAGGGAGGACCTGACCCCAGgacttgcgcttcttggtggGCTTCTTCTGGGAAGTTGAGTCTGATGAGGGTGTTGAGGGCTCTTCCTTGATGGAAGCCATAGAAGGACTCTCTCCACCGGTAAACGACTTGGGtgtcatcatctccattGGGTTCATAGTGGTAGCGTCGACAGGAGGTGTAGTGGCGTCGGTAAAGGACCCGGGGGTCATCATCTCTATGGGGTTCATCGCGGTAGCGCCAAATGGTTCATATGTGGGCTGTTTGGTTTGGTTGTGTCGGAATAGAGCTGCTTGCATAGCGGGAACCAGTTCTCTTTATGTTGAGGACACGTCGAGAGTTTGGAGGCTTGGAGCTTGTGACATTTTGATGCCTGAGGCAGCGTCCCCTGAGATCCCCACCCCCTGAACGCTCGCTGTGGTCCCGATGGGGAAAGGTGGCGGCCGATACGTACCTCTCGGTACCAGGGCTGGCCGTCGTTACGAACAGGCTTTCAGGGGGCGCATCGGCATCGGCCCACCAGAAGCCACGCAGCAGGGCGCTGAGTGTTCTCCCCCACCGCTAGGCTTCAGGAGGGTGGCTCAACTGCAGGGGGCTGAGTCCATGGTCCGCGGGGCGGCGTGATTGGCGGGAGGCGGGCTGACACGCAACCTACCTGAGAGTCGGTGCCCACGGAGGGATCCACAGCCCGTTCGAGTTTCCAAAAAAGGGGGCGATCAATCGGAGGCCGTGAGACTTGACTTGCGCACCCGCCTCTGGACGGAGCACGGAGGCTCGACCGGCCCAGGAGCCCGCGGCGCCCCTAGGAGGATACCATGCACGGAGCTTCTCGCTCCTTCTCCCTTGTTTCGAGCATGGTGCGGCGGGAGTATTGTTTGCCCAGAACAGTCCGTCCAGGTCCTTTTTCAGGTTCCTTCAGGATGGCTTGTGAGTGGTGCGAGTCTGTGTCGTGATTGGTGGACCCGCGAGTT
The window above is part of the Fusarium falciforme chromosome 3, complete sequence genome. Proteins encoded here:
- a CDS encoding Chromosome segregation in meiosis protein, producing the protein MAGIASDPANGLDNYDVDDFSDDPFASPPPESSSKKRKEPDSGLGIDEEVDVKKRARAPNVKLDEDRLLGPKGIPKLRQRARDLKIKGKGHEFSDASRLLSFYQLWLDDLFPKAKFLDALAMVEKAGHKKRIVIARNDWINEGKPKDHIANGEEEEEEDLFGENNASQPAGPEHTTTTEPSRAKTPQRDNDVPDDDDIYDATPRPARHTLPIRNEVPEEDDLEALIAEAEGQEAAKKSKPSEPEPDGDDLDALIAEAEGHDQAPMKNGPEPKGGDDFADEEAAMQEMDGLW
- a CDS encoding BZIP domain-containing protein; this encodes MQAALFRHNQTKQPTYEPFGATAMNPIEMMTPGSFTDATTPPVDATTMNPMEMMTPKSFTGGESPSMASIKEEPSTPSSDSTSQKKPTKKRKSWGQVLPEPKTNLPPRKRAKTEDEKEQRRVERVLRNRRAAQSSRERKRLESEALMKRNKELENQLGELQRTNMLLANELAQYRRTYGIVTRSSSPLDSLRENAVTLSPELFGSQNATGMVDVMTPPHATVNPASLSPSLSPVTDSAATPVKEEPSMDVTTCELTPSTSPDLAQHPAEMLSIDLQFANLDGANIGLAPAASDDVAFSLGDSYDSSSDADRFVLENGLVKNGLFDSPCSSNLSEDYLLDYPSPSSNIYDDFDISQFFVDDATTAASEPLSSCDFSAANHALEPKVHDLVSPVS